In the genome of Ziziphus jujuba cultivar Dongzao chromosome 10, ASM3175591v1, the window TCAATCCCCTCCTCCCTCTTCTCTTCCTCCttccataagaaaaaaacaaaacaaaaaccttaagctaaaagtaaataatatGAAGCTTACCACTGAAAAGATATCATTTTACTAATACAAATGACCTTTGTATCAAGTATGTCATTCACTACATTGGCAAACTCTTAGAGCATCTTAAATGTGTATTTCTTATGCTCAAAGGAGGTtagtttttgagtttttttgCAATTTCGGCAACATATTTACCCTGGTGAAATGCCTGTTGGAGTTCTAGCTCCGTGGGTACACGAGATCCATCTGCTGCATAAGTTCCAGCACCATAGGAAGAGCCACCCTTCACCTCAATCATCTCAAACATGCCACTTCCAAAGGTGTATCCAAGAGGAACATATATCATACCATGATGCGCCAACTGCGTTATAGCAGTTAATCTGCCAGCAACAGGTCAAGCAAAAGAATCAAGCATTTTAACTTTAATTTGCAGGAAGAGGAcaaaatcaaaccacaattaACACAATAACAAGTTTTGAATGAAAAGATACTTTGAGATAAACATAATTTCCGTACAAAAAGGTGATAGAAATAATAGGTTTTCCCGATCTTCATATATTAATACTAGTTTCTTTCATTGAGAAGCTAATGCAAGAGAGCTTCATGGTGTAGAAGTAAAAAAAGTTAGAAAGGCCTGAACAATCTTGTATCTATGTGAAGTAACATGGAATTAAGTGGGGTATCTAGGTGATAGGTGGAAACTCACGCGGTAAGCTCTTGGCCTCCCCCATGAAATCCAGTACTCCAGAAGATTCCAGCAGGTTTGCCAGCAAGTGCTTGTTTTTTCCATATGTCATCAGTGGCATCAAAGAAGGCCTTGCATTGTGCCGCCATCACACCAAAACGAGAAGGAAACCCAAAGACAAAACCATCGGCTTCCAAAAGTTGTTCTGGCTTGATCTCTGCCACATCACTTGCTTTGGGAGGGGCCTTCATCTTGTTTAGTATCACATGAGAAAGTGTCTCAGGTACCTGCTCCATTGTACTCAATTCAGGATATTAAAAGGACATTCCTCACAAGCATACTATTTAGCTAGCAGTTCATTATTATCACCTATATAAAAACAACCTGCCAAAGAGTTGCTTCAACACCTTGGACTGCATTAGCTCCTCGCTGAACTTCTCGTGCCATTGTTTCTACATGTCCATACAAGGAGTAGTATCTGAAAAAATATAAGTAACACGCAAAGTTTGGGAaattaaagaggaaaaaaaataagaaaatcaattcAACCAATCCCTGAATTGTCTTCTGAACT includes:
- the LOC107410777 gene encoding probable NAD(P)H dehydrogenase (quinone) FQR1-like 3 isoform X2 is translated as MAREVQRGANAVQGVEATLWQVPETLSHVILNKMKAPPKASDVAEIKPEQLLEADGFVFGFPSRFGVMAAQCKAFFDATDDIWKKQALAGKPAGIFWSTGFHGGGQELTALTAITQLAHHGMIYVPLGYTFGSGMFEMIEVKGGSSYGAGTYAADGSRVPTELELQQAFHQGKYVAEIAKKLKN
- the LOC107410777 gene encoding probable NAD(P)H dehydrogenase (quinone) FQR1-like 3 isoform X1; its protein translation is MATTKIYIVYYSLYGHVETMAREVQRGANAVQGVEATLWQVPETLSHVILNKMKAPPKASDVAEIKPEQLLEADGFVFGFPSRFGVMAAQCKAFFDATDDIWKKQALAGKPAGIFWSTGFHGGGQELTALTAITQLAHHGMIYVPLGYTFGSGMFEMIEVKGGSSYGAGTYAADGSRVPTELELQQAFHQGKYVAEIAKKLKN
- the LOC107410777 gene encoding probable NAD(P)H dehydrogenase (quinone) FQR1-like 3 isoform X3, whose translation is MKAPPKASDVAEIKPEQLLEADGFVFGFPSRFGVMAAQCKAFFDATDDIWKKQALAGKPAGIFWSTGFHGGGQELTALTAITQLAHHGMIYVPLGYTFGSGMFEMIEVKGGSSYGAGTYAADGSRVPTELELQQAFHQGKYVAEIAKKLKN